The sequence below is a genomic window from Brevibacillus laterosporus.
AACTGACTATCCGTAAAAGCATGGGCATCCTGCTTGGTTTTGCTGGTGTAATCATTGCGGTAACATCAAAAGGAAATGGACAATTAGCTTTTGGATTAGGTGAGATTATTATCTTTGGTTCCATGCTTATGTATGTAGCTGGTGGACTATTTGTTAGAAAAGCTAAGTCAACTGGTTTACCTGTGTGGGAGTTAACTGCCTATTCTCAATGGATAGGAGCATTAATCTTAGGGGTTTTAACTATAGGTATGTATCCCACAAACATTTTTCAGCAATTGGATACTAGTGTATTTACCTGGTTTGTGATTCTTTGTTCTGGAGGTATATCGAGTGGACTTGGTTCTTTAGGGTGGAATTATGGTATTCAAAAGATTGGAGCTAGCCAAACATCCATATTCTTAAATGGAATGCCAATTGCAAGCTTATTATTTGCTGCTTGGCTTATTGATGAACCTCTCACTTATCTAGCTATTGTGGCTCTAGTTTGCACTATTGCGGGAGTATACCTAGGCGCAACTAAATCGCGGACCGTAAAAGTATCTGTACCTAATTAAAGGAAGAAGGGGCGCCTACGATGGCGTTCCTTCTTCTTGATTCCAATGATTGATCATGTGATGAGCTGTTAGTGTAAGACGTTCAAAAATCTGAGATTTTATTGGTTCTTCGATTTCAGTATGGTCTAAAGCTTGTTCCATGCAAAAAAGCCAAGCTCCTGCCCTTTTGGGAGTAATCGCAAAAGGCAAGTGACGTGCTCGTAGCATGGGATGTCCATGTTTCTCAGAATAAAGAGAAGGACCACCAAGAAATTGCGTTAGGAATAAGGCTTGCTTTGCCTTTACTTCTGTGAGGTCAGACGGGAAAATAGGAATTAAGTCTTCATGCTTGGCAACCAAGTCATAGAAGTGATCCACTAGTTTGTTTAGGATGGGAGCTCCTCCGATTTGGTCATAAAGACTTCCATTCTTTTCAATCACATGAAGGCTCCTTTCTATTGTATAATAGCAAAGGTCGTAACCCGCATGTCTCTATTATACTTGTTTCATTAGAAAATCAAAGGAATTACAAAAAAAACTTGCAATGCCTATATTAATTTAGTAAAATAGTGAATGTTGGTCATGGACTTGCGATGATGCGGGAGGTTGCTGACACACCCGGCTCCTTTGCCATTGCTGGGGTGCAGGATATTTTCGCGGAGAAATGTCCGTTATAATATGGGCGAAAAAGGAGGGACTACAATGGCAAAACAAAAGATTCGTATCCGATTGAAAGCATATGATCATAAGATTCTAGATCAATCAGCTGAAAAAATCGTAGAAACTGCGAAACGTTCCGGTGCAAATGTATCTGGTCCGATTCCACTTCCTACTGAGAAAGCTGTGTACACAATTCTTCGTGCGGTTCATAAGTATAAAGATTCTCGTGAGCAATTCGAAATGCGTACGCATAAACGTCTAATTGATATCTTGAATCCAACACCACAAACGGTTGATGCACTAATGCGTTTGGATCTACCATCTGGTGTTGATATTGAGATTAAGCTTTAATCTCTACCTAGAGAATGACACGCTAGCCAGCGTTGTCTTGATGAGTACGGAAGTTAGAGGATTCATCATATAGCTCCCCTGCTCGTCAGTAGGGACTTGATACAACAAAGGTCATTTTATGAAAATGTAATGTAGGAGGTGGCACAAATGACCAAAGGAATCTTAGGAAAAAAACTTGGAATGACTCAAGTCTTCGCTCCAAATGGTACAGCAACTGCTGTTACTGTAATCCAAGCAGGACCTTGCGTGGTTCTTCAAAAGAAGGATCAAGCAACTGATGGATATGAAGCGATTCAGATCGGTTTCGACGATAAGAAAGATCATCGTGCGAATAAGCCTGAAAAAGGACACGCAGCTAAAGCTAACACTGCACCTAAGCGCTTCATCCGTGAAATCGACGGAATCAACCTCGCTGATTATGAGGTAGGTCAAGAACTTAAAGCTGATATTTTTGCCGCAGGAGAAGCAGTTGATGTTTCTGGTGTAAGCAAAGGTAAAGGATTTGCTGGTGCCATCAAGCGTCACAACCATTCTCGCGGACCAATGGCTCACGGTTCCCGTTACCATCGTGGACCTGGTTCCATGGGTTCTATCGCAGCTAACCGTGTGTTCAAAGGTATGAAATTGCCTGGTCAAATGGGTGGCGACAACGTAACAATCCAAAACCTTGAGGTTGTTAAAGTTGATACAGACCGCAACTTGATTCTTGTTAAAGGTTCCATACCTGGACCTAAAAACAGCTACGTAGTCGTACGTACGGCTGTCAAGAAATAAGGAAAGGAGGAACTGACATGCCAAAAGTAGCTCTTTATAACCAAACAGGTGCGCAAGTAGGCGACATCGAATTGGCTGAAGCTGTATTCGGTATCGAACCTAACAACGCTGTACTGTTTGATGCAATTGTTATGCAACAAGCTTCTCAACGCCAAGGTACTCACGATGTTAAAAATCGTTCTGAAGTACGTGGTGGTGGACGCAAACCATGGCGTCAAAAAGGTACTGGTCGTGCACGCCAAGGTTCTATTCGCTCTCCTCAATGGAAAGGCGGCGGCGTAGTCTTCGGACCTACACCTCGTAAATATGGATATAAGCTAAACCGTAAAGTTCGTCGTTTGGCTCTTAAATCCGCTTTGTCTACAAAAGTACAAAACAATGAATTGTTGGTACTTGAAGCTTTAACATTGTCTGCTCCTAAAACAAAGGATTTTGCTGGTATTCTTTCTAACCTGAAAGTAGATCGTAAAGTTCTGATTGTAACTGCTGACTATGATCAAAACGTTGCTCTTTCTTCTCGCAACATCCCAGGCACTAAGTGCATCGATGCTGCTGGTGTTAACGTTCTTGACCTAGTTGCTCATGATAAAGTGATCGTAACGAAAGAAGCGGTTGCTAAAGTAGAGGAGGTGCTCGCATAATGAAGAGCCTTCATGATGTTATCAAGCGCCCTATCATTACTGAGCGCACCACCGATATGATGGCTGATAAGAAGTACGTTTTTGAAGTACCTATGAAAGCCAACAAAACGGAAATCAAACAAGCTATTGAGAAAGTTTTCGGCGTAAAAGTTGATGCAGTTAACACAATTCGCGTTGCTGCGAAACCTAAACGCTATGGTAAATATGCTGGATATACTTCTGAGTGGAAAAAAGCGATCGTTAAGTTGACTGCTGATAGCAAAGAGCTAGAATTCTACGAAGGTATCTAAGCTCGACGACTTTCTATAAGGAGGGAATAAGGAATGGGTATCAAGAAGTTTAAACCGACTTCTCCGAGTCGTCGCCAAATGACGGTTTCTACCTTCGAAGAGATCACAACCTCCACTCCGGAGAAATCTCTTCTACAACCGCTTAACAAAAAAGCTGGACGTAATAACCAAGGTAAGATCACTGTTCGTCATCAAGGTGGCGGTCATAAGCGTAAATATCGTGTTATCGATTTCAAACGTAACAAAGATGGCATCGTAGGTCGCGTAGCTACTATCGAATACGATCCAAACCGTTCTGCAAACATCGCATTGATCAACTATGCTGATGGTGAAAAGCGTTACATCATCGCTCCACATGGTTTGAAAGTTGGAGATGAAATCATCTCTGGCGCAGATGCAGACATCAAAACAGGTAACTGCTTACCACTTGTAAACATTCCTGTTGGTACAACAATTCACAACATCGAATTGAAACCAGGTAAAGGTGCTCAGTTGGTTCGTGCAGCTGGTACATCTGCTCAATTACTAGGTCGCGATGGTGAATTCGTAATCGTACGTCTAGGTTCTGGTGAAACTCGCCGTATCCACAACGTGTGCCGTGCTACAATCGGTCAAGTTGGTAACTTGGATCATGAGTTGATCAACATCGGTAAAGCTGGTCGTAAACGTTGGATGGGCGTACGTCCTACTGTTCGCGGTAGCGTAATGAACCCTAACGATCACCCACACGGTGGTGGTGAAGGTCGCGCTCCTATCGGTCGTAAAGCACCAGTTACTCCTTGGGGTAAACCTGCATTGGGTCTTAAGACTCGTAAGAAGAAAAACAAGAACGATAAATACATTATCCGTCGCCGTAAGAAGTAAGACCGGATAATACAATAAACCGAACGCCTTT
It includes:
- a CDS encoding 30S ribosomal protein S10; the encoded protein is MAKQKIRIRLKAYDHKILDQSAEKIVETAKRSGANVSGPIPLPTEKAVYTILRAVHKYKDSREQFEMRTHKRLIDILNPTPQTVDALMRLDLPSGVDIEIKL
- a CDS encoding 50S ribosomal protein L4, whose protein sequence is MPKVALYNQTGAQVGDIELAEAVFGIEPNNAVLFDAIVMQQASQRQGTHDVKNRSEVRGGGRKPWRQKGTGRARQGSIRSPQWKGGGVVFGPTPRKYGYKLNRKVRRLALKSALSTKVQNNELLVLEALTLSAPKTKDFAGILSNLKVDRKVLIVTADYDQNVALSSRNIPGTKCIDAAGVNVLDLVAHDKVIVTKEAVAKVEEVLA
- a CDS encoding globin, which produces MIEKNGSLYDQIGGAPILNKLVDHFYDLVAKHEDLIPIFPSDLTEVKAKQALFLTQFLGGPSLYSEKHGHPMLRARHLPFAITPKRAGAWLFCMEQALDHTEIEEPIKSQIFERLTLTAHHMINHWNQEEGTPS
- a CDS encoding 50S ribosomal protein L3, whose protein sequence is MTKGILGKKLGMTQVFAPNGTATAVTVIQAGPCVVLQKKDQATDGYEAIQIGFDDKKDHRANKPEKGHAAKANTAPKRFIREIDGINLADYEVGQELKADIFAAGEAVDVSGVSKGKGFAGAIKRHNHSRGPMAHGSRYHRGPGSMGSIAANRVFKGMKLPGQMGGDNVTIQNLEVVKVDTDRNLILVKGSIPGPKNSYVVVRTAVKK
- a CDS encoding 50S ribosomal protein L2, whose translation is MGIKKFKPTSPSRRQMTVSTFEEITTSTPEKSLLQPLNKKAGRNNQGKITVRHQGGGHKRKYRVIDFKRNKDGIVGRVATIEYDPNRSANIALINYADGEKRYIIAPHGLKVGDEIISGADADIKTGNCLPLVNIPVGTTIHNIELKPGKGAQLVRAAGTSAQLLGRDGEFVIVRLGSGETRRIHNVCRATIGQVGNLDHELINIGKAGRKRWMGVRPTVRGSVMNPNDHPHGGGEGRAPIGRKAPVTPWGKPALGLKTRKKKNKNDKYIIRRRKK
- a CDS encoding 50S ribosomal protein L23, with protein sequence MKSLHDVIKRPIITERTTDMMADKKYVFEVPMKANKTEIKQAIEKVFGVKVDAVNTIRVAAKPKRYGKYAGYTSEWKKAIVKLTADSKELEFYEGI
- a CDS encoding DMT family transporter, whose translation is MGKKDSYIYVILISVVCIWGLNVVMVKYLSFFPPVLIAAIRMLIAAIVLTPILFIKKREKRKLSVKQWLFILAIGSSSIALHQILLAWGLQHSTAGSSSLILALNPLATTLLAAMFLSEKLTIRKSMGILLGFAGVIIAVTSKGNGQLAFGLGEIIIFGSMLMYVAGGLFVRKAKSTGLPVWELTAYSQWIGALILGVLTIGMYPTNIFQQLDTSVFTWFVILCSGGISSGLGSLGWNYGIQKIGASQTSIFLNGMPIASLLFAAWLIDEPLTYLAIVALVCTIAGVYLGATKSRTVKVSVPN